Part of the Canis lupus familiaris isolate Mischka breed German Shepherd unplaced genomic scaffold, alternate assembly UU_Cfam_GSD_1.0 chrUn_S421H581, whole genome shotgun sequence genome, CAAGAGCAGAAAACCATGCTAATTAGTTGACAGGTCTAATTACCCAGATTTCACAAAGAACATGATTTCACTTTCCCATTGGTGGCTGACAAGTCACTTATATACCAACCATCTGCTGAGAATGTGCTGGAGCGAGAACACAGGACTAGACTCTACGGACCAATAAGGATCCAGGATATATGGTATGTGTTTGCCTCTTCCACTCAactttgctgtgaatctaaaccttctttaaaaaggaaacagattaaggaaaaaacaaaaagatggaggCTCAACCCTGGCCTCCAGGAGAGCTCTTCCAGCAGAGAAGACAGATAGGCAAATGATGCCAGACAGGATGAGGGCAGCGCTGCTCTGCCAGCTGGCTTACTAACAACTGCCTCAGGAGCCTGGCAGCAGGATTTAGAGCTGCCTGCGGCCCCATTACCATACAACAGCCACAAACAGGTGCCTCTGAGCAGCCTTTACCTGGCTTCTACCAGCCTGGGTGTACCAGCAGCAATTCCAAGTTAATATGAGCTCAACTCAGGACATCACTGACACCCCTGGGCTGTGCTCAGACTCCCTCTGTTTCCAGGCCCAGGTACCTGACGGCCACTCTAAAGAAAGGTTAGCTCTTACTTCTTCCCACCTCTCCAAGGCTACTGTGTGCCCCAGTTCTGATCTAGCTTGAAGAGAGGCCAGGCTGGGCTGAGACTGAGTGTTCAAGGGGACATTGGCCTATGTCCAAGAGACCATAAAAGGGTAAGGCAGGCCTATCTGTAAGGTCAGACACTCCTTCCACTTTCCAGATAGGCTTCCCGTCCCAGCTCTGAATCATCTCATCTCTGGAGCCCTCCCAGATTTCCCTGGCCATGGGGTTCCATGTTCCCCTTTCTGTGCACATCCATGCACTGTATGGGCACTTCCACTTCCCGACTCTGTGCCCTGGACCAGAGCTCCTCTGGCCCTCCCAGCTGTAGCACAGACCTAGTTCCATTGTATCCTCAATGCAAGTCTGTCGGGAAAGGAAAATGTCAGTGTAGGATCATCACACTGCAACATCTCTTAGTAACATGCCTGATAGCTTCCCAACAAAGTCTATGGAAAGAAGTGtcttcaggaagaaagaaaaaccttttgTTGTCTGTCTTTGCAAAGCACTAGTGGAAGCCCTGCAGGGATGTGCAGGGGAGAGCAAGCCCAGGGATGTGACCCAGGAAATGTCCCATCCCTTTGGAAGTGAGGGACAAGTTCTATGCCTCTGCCCAGGGAAAAGCCAGGAGAATGGGATTCAGATGGCCCAAGACTGAGACCCCATCAGCCACAAGGGTTCAGGGACATGTGCAAATCCTAAAATAGGGGTGGGGGTCAGGAGCATTACAAAAGTAGCCCTTCCTGCATCCAATGCTCTTGTTATTGATGtgaagatggatggatgatgacGTTGGAATTCcaaatacagaaacagaaaacaagaccTTTGTGTCCAATCACAGtacttttcataaaattaaatgcaCCACAAACCACGGGCCCATTGTGAATCAGGACTTTGGTTACCTCTCGAATGttttaaattcaaatgtattACTCTTTTAAGTAACTCTGTCTTGTACCAGTAGCACTCATTTATTAAAACTTCTCATGACCTGGTGATGCAATGGCTTTTTTTAGGGTGAGTAGTGTATTACCATATTTCTAAAACTTACCTTTTCTTACTAGATCCCTCTTCTTCCTCAATCATCTTATTACTGACCTTCCCCTAGGGGAACCCAGAGAACTTGTATCtccaaagggatggaaaaatctGAACAACCTATTTTTGTATGGCTCATGAGCTAAGAATGGAGCTTACAATTTTTAAGAActataaacaaacaaagcaatgaacaaaaaagTTACAAGACAGAGATTGTATGTGACCCtgcaaaagctaaaatatttgccctcttgccctttaaaaaaaaaaaaaaaactttgccaaTCTCTGGTGCAGCATCGTTAATTTACACAAACAACTAACATGTTCCCTCTTACAACACTTATATTCACTTTTAATGTAAGGATGATGGGAGTGCTTAATTATTCTCATACCCCTCCCCAAAATCCCGATACCTAATGGCATGCATTGTATAAGCCTGTACATCCTACAGGCCAACAGATGCCTTGGTTCTCATTTGCTTGCAGTTATGCTAAATAAACCCATCATTATCTTCTTAGGTTTCATACATGGGTGTGTGTACATAATCTGAGCACAATTTTCTCAGCTATGTGAAGACCTTGGTGCCTGCAATAGTCCAGACATGGTGAACAGACCCCCGTTACAAAATGCTATCCCAGCCAGAAGTGGTTCGAGCTCTGGGTAGTCTGAGTTATATAAGCAACATGTCCACAACACAGACTCACTGAGGGCATGATCCATTCCCAGCCACTCCTTAGTTCAAAGAGGAAAatcaggctcccagtgtatgAGAAGATAAGACTTTACAAAACGTAATTAGCCTTAAGATGCCTGATCAGTAGATAAAATGTATAATACATCCCAATAAAGTAATTAACTGAAACATGACCAGGTTCTTAATTTGGAATTGGATGCAATGCATTCCCTGGGAATCTTACTCTTCAACTTTTCAAGAGCTTATCAATCCCAATGACTGAACCCCAATCAAACTGCCTGGACCAACTATTTAACATTATTCAGGAACTATTGAAAAATTGTTCTGAACTAATTGTTCAGCAATGTTTAAGAGGTACATGCTCCAATAACACAAAATAAGAGGCATGAATATGGGGAGGAATTACTACTGGCAGATGATATTGTGTACATAACAATCTTGGAACTAAGGACAGAAATTAGGAATGTGGCTAGATAAAAGATAAATGTGCAAAAAACCAAAGCTATACATTAATTACTAATAATCAGTTCAAAATACCAATGAAAAATGCCCTGTTCACAACATTTCAAAAGTAATGACATGCCCaggaaaaaatttcaattaaaaaagtgaaagataTATGAAGTAAAATGCTAACTTTTATCAAAGGACATAAGCAAgatctgaataaataaagagaaatattataCCCTAAATGGGAAAActtcaaagcaaaaaagaatgcCAATctgactcaaattaataaaagtattttacgTCATATAAACAGaaccctaatattttatttttacttttggaaatagacaaaacatttttcaattttgtgaAGGAGGGTAAATTACAAAAGTCaccaagaaaaattagaaaaatagtgAGTATGACGCTTACCTTACTACATATTAAAACTTGCACTAACGCTACTACAATCAAAATATGATACTGgcacatgagtaaataaataaattgatggaACAAAACTGAGAGTTCAAAGTACGTGCAAacatatggaaatttaaaatacaataaagatgCATTTCAATTACACACATAAagaatggatatttttattacatgATATTGGGTCAATGACTAACCATTTAGAAAAGTAACAAAGTTAGATCATTATACCATGTAAATTCTTCACCGTAAAAAGTATAACTCTTAACAATGGAGGaattaaaaatactaagaaatagtatggaaagatatttgtatatttctggCTTGGAAAGATCCAGACAAGTTGAAACCCAGAAACCACCAGGAAAAATTAACAAGTTTGACTaaccaaaaatgaaaaccatatatgacaaaagatgaagaagagccaatgaaaaaatatttacacttcATAAAAAGTGTAATAATAATAGTCCTTCTACTCAAAAGACTTAAAATCATTAGCCGTAAAAAAGACAAATGGCCCTAGAAAAACGATTAAAGGATGTGAATACATAATTCCCATAAGATGAAATTAAGTGGACAATCTTTGAAAATTGAAGCGGCtatatagaatttctttttgctaaaagaattttaaaaatctgaacatcTGAAGCTGGAGAGGGTATGGAAAAACTAGAGCTCTCATTTATTGTTGACCAAAGTATCAGATTGTTCAATGTTTTGAAAGCAAtttatcaaattaattaaaaggtAATATGCGTGTACCATTTGGCCCAGCAACCCTACTCCTAAGGACATTCAGCCTACAGAGAGAAGAACAAGAATGAGGAAATGTGAGAATGCAAACAAATTATTTAGGAATGTTTACTACAGTCTTGCTCATAAAGGACACAGTGGGAAAAGCTGCAATGTCAGCATGGCTTAGTTGAGTGAATTGTGGTgcatcctgggatctagccctgcattgagctccctgctgagtgaagagtctgcttctcactctccctctgctgtctccctgcttgtgcttgcacactctctctctctctcccaaatgaataaataaataaataacatcttaaaaaaaagaaatgcaacagatttctatggATTGACGATAAAGATGCTCATAATTTATTAGTAAGTGTAAAACTAAGGTAAAAAACAACGGTCCAATcgttattagattttattttaataaaacagacGTGAGAATTTACAttagatatatgcatatatataaaataatttcagaaaaatgggaCAAGTACCATACTAAACGTAAGGGCATTTTCCTATAAAGGATGGCATTAGATTAACAAAGAGGGAAATTTCATTTCCTACTGTGTTCTTTGGTAGTTTCCCAAGGATAGTACTACAAAACGTAGGCTGGAAATTATGTAATTAAGTTATAccattatatacatatgcatataagaGCACAGCTTTATAAGATTTTGACGCATGATGCAATGAATTGgcaaaatataattcatttaattagaaaaagatttCCAGATGTGATGATTGTAAATGAGAAATGACAGTTCaataaggaatcttttttttaatgtccaaagCCAGATTATTCTTACTACACAAAAGAGGAGGTAACTTACCTTTGGCAATGGCTTTCCCTCCTGGCAGTTGATGCCTCCAATGAAGACCATGTTGGGCATCACAGGTTTGGGATAGTCAAAAACAAAGTCAGCTCTTAACAACCAAATTGACGTATGGCTATAGAGATCATAAGGCGTGACAGCTGTTTGGAGAATCTCAGATGCAACTTCtaaaggagttttaaaaaaatagtggcaAAATAAATGTTCCTCTAAGTGGGAGATGTGAttccacactctctctctgaaactcaTGGCATCTGGAAACCCTAAAAAAATTCTAGGAACATAAGAAGGAGGACTGGGGCACTGTGTGCTTTCTtcaagaaaatggcaaaataatcCCCTGGTGAAGACCACAGATGGAAGTGAAAAATACTTGGCTACAATTAAGCCACACATATCAAAAGGATCGAGAAACACTGCATCAAAAGAACTCTCCTTTATGTATTCTATTAATGTTGTGTCCCTAAACAAATTCTTACAATGTAAAAAAAGGTGTTCAAAAATGTCACTGGATGAATCGAAGAACATAGTAAGTAAACTTTGTTGCCGAATATTCCAGTGAGAGTCAGAGAAAGTCTTGAACATCTGATTCAACTCCTCCAGATTGTAAGCAGTGGAATAAGTCTTCACCGTAAAATTGGAGGATTTTCCCAGTTGCCAACTCACCTCTGGTATGATTAAAACCAACTCATGCCCTCTTTGGATGAGTTGCTCCACAACCAAACGCATGGTAAACCAGTGGCTCCCATCCATGGGTACTACCAGCAGCTTGCCTGCCTCAGCAAAGCCAGATGTCagcaggagacacacacacaacagaggaAAGCCGGTCAAAATTGTGGCAGCCATTGGAAAACTGCAGAGGGCAATCCAGCTGTTGGGTTCTGAGCTGGTGTAATAGAGTCAGTCTGTGGAAGAAGTACAGGCACAAAGCCCGCCCCAGCAGAGGGCGTGTATTtacacattcagaaaaaaaaaaactacactcaTTGCCAGTGCCTCCTAAGAACGATAATGAATGGGTAGCATTTGCTGACAAACATGCTTCTAAATTTTCCAGACAGCAGTACCATTTGATCTTTGCCTTGGACAAAGATCATGCATTGTATGGCATGTCAATGCTCTTCTGGAAACAGAATTATTAGACAACGTGTTGAGGACTCAGAGtgataaaaaggaaagtaaatatcaattaaagtgatttttccaatttttccaagGAAAGCTTGGGTTATCCTCAGGTTACATAAGACAATTTTGCCCAGAAAGAGATTGGCATCCCAGTTTCCAAGGAGGACATGAAGTCACTTACCACTAGCGTCCTCATGGACAATGGAACTGTATTCACAGAGCCTCTAAAAAGCCTGGCATTGCCACCGGTTTTTCCACTTCCAAACCCTTTGTGGGCTACAAAAAGGTTAAGAGTGCCAAATCCTGCCTCCATGGACCATTCTAGGATTGATAGATGGAATAGGACTGTCCTCTATATTCAGTCATTTTCCCTACACACTCACATGCAGTGGGTGGTCACTTGCCTGAAGCTTGCCAGAAGCACTCTGCTAGgcatcctctctctttcctctgggcTTCTGCATTCCTCTGTCTAGACCTCTCTGCTGAAGGCTGACCTAATTTGGCCTGCTACCCACCTGCAGGAATCTTTGTATCTGTCTCCCAAACTCTACTGAGCACTTGTTGACGCCAGAGGGTATATCTTCTTCATATTTGCACTTTCCTTCTACAGGACCCATGCTATGCCTCACACATGGAAAGCACACAAGGACTTTTTGTTCCACTGGACTGGATTGCACTGTGTGAGTGCAATTATGGGTGGCTTAAGTGGTGTATGTCAGATAAGACCCTGAGAAACATTTACTGAGGGATTCTAAAGCCAACCTGGGGGCATAATCTTTGTTAGGGGCCAACATGGCTTGTTCTGAGTTGCCCAAACTAATACTagacaaataataatatttgcttaGTCACCATTTATATCAGGGACTGATGGACTTTCAGATGAATgtctaaaacaaaaatgaaggcacATGATCAATCTTTTGGATGGCTTACTTCAGAATAGATAtcaataagatataaaatagcagaaaatcaatgaacccaaaagctggttctttgagaagatgaaTTAACCTGATGAAGCTCTAGCCAAACTgatcagaaaaaagagagaagaaaaaattaccaACATCAGGAATGAGAGAGGTGGCATCACTCCAGATTCCACCGATGTTAGAAGGATAATAAGAAAGAATACCAAGAACAAATTTATGTCAGTATATCTACaaattagatgaaatggataaattcctcaaGGATGCAAACTATTGTAGTTTAACAgagaaatattacataaattaagtaaaaataagttgAATTAAGTTTGATTCAAAGTTCCTACAAATAGAATTTCAAGCTAGATGGCTTCCTTGATACAAGCTACCAAACAttggaggaagaaataaataaattattattcagaatataccctgaaaacaggaaaatatattctAGAGAACAATACCAAAGAGAACTTCCTAACCTTTCTATGAGGCCACAGAGTTTGTCTATGAGAACAGCATTGCCacataccaaaactagataaagacattaaaaaaaaaaaaaaaaagaaaagaaaaatgcaaagaccAATACACCTcataaatataatgcaaaaattCAACACCAGATTTagcaaactaaatttaaaatgacaaaggtatataaaatatattttatacccCAGGAATACAAGGCTGTTTTATCATTAGAAAATCAATCAaggtggggaatccctgggtggctcagcagtttagcgcctgcctttgggcagggcatgatcttggagacctgggatcgagtcctacatcgggatccctgcatggacctgcttctccctctgcctgtgtctctgtgtgtgtgtgtgtgtgtgtgtgtgtgtgtgtgtctcatgaataaataaaatctaaaaaaaagaaaatcaatcaagGCAATTCACCATAGAAATAAATCATGCCTATagaaatgattatatggtttagaaaaaattatatatttgcatatatatataccatatatatatggtatataaaatatatataataataatatacaaaagGTGGTGGGTCTTATTCCAGGAATACAAGACTGTTTTATCTTTAGAAAATCAATCAAGGTAATTAACCTTATAAATAAATCATTCCTATGAAAATGATTATGTGGCTTATAATCATTTCCATAGGCACTGAAAAGGtatctgacaaaatccaacatccattcctgatcaaaattttCACAATTCTAGgataggaagagaaaggagtaaACCTAATAAAGAGCATCTGTGAAAAACCCATAACTAACAACATACTTAATGATGAATGACTGAATGCTTTATTCCTAATCACATACAAGTCAAGGATGACCATCCTACCACTTCTCTTCCTATtgttctggagatttttttttttttttttttttttttctttttttttgttctggagATTCTAACCAGTGCAGtcagtcaagaaaaataaaaggcctccACTTTGGAAAGAAAACTCTAACTGCGCTACTCACAGATACATGATCATCTCTGCAGAAATTCCAATGTAATCTACAAAATATCCTAGAACAAATAAGTTAGTTTAGCattgttgcaggatacaagataaaTACTCAATAATCAATCATATTTcagggcatctggtggctcagttggttaagcaatcaGCTCTTATCTCAGCCCAAGTCCTGATCTCAgtatcctgggatggagccccaagtcaggcactgtgctcatcatggggagtctgcttcaggatgctctttcttcttctgccccccttccccctgaTTGCTaatgttctctatttttctctctaaaataattaaataagtacaCATTTATAAAAAACAATCAAGAGAGGATCCAAGAAGACAGATGAGAAGGAGGCCTTAGTTTCATCTGATGGACTTTCAGATgaatgtcaaaaaacaaaaatgaaggcacATGATCAATCTTTCTGGATGGCTTACTTCAGAATAGATAtcaataagatataaaatagcagaaaatcaatgaacccaaaagctggttctttgagaagatgaaTTAACCTGATGAAGCTCTAGCCAaactgatcagaaaaaaaaaagagaagaaaaaattatcaatatcaggaatgagagaGTTGGCATCACTACATATTCCACAGATGTTATAAGGATAATAAGAAAGAATACCAAGAACAAATTTATGTCAGTATATCCACAagttagatgaaatggacaaattccccAAAGATGCAAACTATTAGTTTAACGgagaaatattacataaactgagtaaaaataatttgtatattttaagttgAATTAACTTTGAATCCAAACGTTCCTACAAATAGAATTTCAAACTCAGATGGCTTCATTGATACAAGGTACCAAACAttggaggaagaaataaattattcagaaatatatcctgaaaagagaaataatatattctagagaacagaagcaaagagaacTTCCTAATCTTTCTAGGAGGCCACTGAGTTtgtctatgagaccagcattgcCACATAttaaaactagataaagacatcaaaaaaagaaaaatgtaaagaccaGTACTCctcataaatataaatcaaaaatttGACACAAAATTTAGCAAaccaaattaaataatataaacttataaaaatatattttatcccaGGAATACAAAGTTGTTTTATCAATAGAAAATCAGTCAAGGCAATTCACcatataaatatatcatgcctatagaaatgattatatggtttagaaaaatatatatatacacacatataccatgtatatggtatataaagatatataataataatatacaaaaagtagTGGGTCTTATCTCAGAAACACAAGGTTCTTTTATCACTAGAAATCAATCAAGGTAAttcatcatataaataaatcatccTTATGAAAATGATTATATGGCTTATAATCATTTCCATAGGCATTGAAAAGGTTTGACAAAAGctaacatccattcctgataaaaattgTCAGAAAACTAGGATCAGAAGAGAAAGTACTATACCTAATAAAGAGCATCTGTGGAAAAATCCATAACTAACAACGCACTTAACGATGAATGACTGAATGCTTTACTCCTAATCACATACAAGTCAAGGATGACCATCCTACCACTTCTACTATTGTTCTGAAGATTCTAACCAGTGCAGtcagtcaagaaaaataaaaggcctccACTTTGGAAAGAAAACTCTAACTGCC contains:
- the LOC119879204 gene encoding LOW QUALITY PROTEIN: UDP-glucuronosyltransferase 1A8-like (The sequence of the model RefSeq protein was modified relative to this genomic sequence to represent the inferred CDS: deleted 1 base in 1 codon); this translates as MGPVEGKCKYEEDIPSGVNKCSVEFGRQIQRFLQLRTQQLDCPLQFSNGCHNFDRLSSVVCVSPADIWLCEAGKLLVVPMDGSHWFTMRLVVEQLIQRGHELVLIIPEVSWQLGKSSNFTVKTYSTAYNLEELNQMFKTFSDSHWNIRQQSLLTMFFDSSSDIFEHLFLHCKNLFRDTTLIEYIKESSFDAVFLDPFDMCGLIVAKYFSLPSVVFTRGLFCHFLEESTQCPSPPSYVPRIFLGFPDAMSFRERVWNHISHLEEHLFCHYFFKTPLEVASEILQTAVTPYDLYSHTSIWLLRADFVFDYPKPVMPNMVFIGGINCQEGKPLPKAECP